In one window of Arthrobacter pascens DNA:
- a CDS encoding HPr family phosphocarrier protein produces the protein MPQRTATIASRSGLHARPAAIFAEAAGDVGVDVTIAMQGEPEDDALDASSILSLMTLGAAKGDVVVLRAEGEGAEAALDSLVKLLETDLDAE, from the coding sequence ATGCCGCAGCGGACTGCCACCATTGCCAGCCGTTCCGGACTGCATGCGCGTCCGGCGGCCATCTTCGCAGAGGCAGCCGGCGACGTGGGAGTGGACGTCACCATTGCCATGCAGGGAGAGCCGGAGGATGACGCGCTGGATGCCTCAAGCATCCTCTCCCTCATGACGCTGGGCGCCGCCAAGGGTGACGTGGTGGTGCTTCGCGCCGAGGGCGAGGGTGCGGAGGCGGCGCTCGATTCGCTCGTGAAGCTCCTGGAGACGGACCTCGACGCCGAGTAG